One window of the Betta splendens chromosome 21, fBetSpl5.4, whole genome shotgun sequence genome contains the following:
- the LOC114847253 gene encoding rhodopsin kinase GRK1-like — MDIGGLTTVVANSAYINARGSIDGSNPAAARDKKYHSRLKLPHITVCEALRDTLDLTFDSVCVEQPIGRRLFREFLDANKEYDGACRLWKDIEDYDLAEDSDRVKKASRIVQRYMEPSAKHFCPFLSEDVIASVRQTMEAAGDALFAAALAAALGFLRGGPYAFFLESLYLKRFLQWKWLEMQPMSEDWFLDFRVLGKGGFGEVSACQMRATGKLYACKKLNKKRLKKRKGYEGAMVEKRILEKVHSRFIVSLAYAFQTKEELCLVMTIMNGGDLKYHIYLVDENNPGFDEARACFYIAQIIQGLEHLHQRNIIYRDLKPENVLLDNDGNVRISDLGLAVELQEGKTMTKGYAGTPGYMPPEMLRGEKYDTSVDYFTLGVTLFEFMAARNPFRNRGEKVEREELKERVLTRPVAYPDAFSERARSLCEGLLAKEAARRMGFRNGCCDDIRAHPFFRDINWRKLNAGILPPPFVPDPKVVYAKSLDDVGAFSSVRGVALEDADRAFCDEFASGNIPIPWQEEMIEMGVYGELNVWGPEGSIPNDLRRESILEQPKSSTCCTS; from the exons ATGGATATTGGAGGACTCACCACGGTGGTGGCGAACTCTGCCTACATCAACGCTCGCGGAAGCATTGACGGTTCTAATCCGGCGGCAGCTCGGGATAAGAAATACCATTCGCGCCTCAAACTCCCCCACATCACGGTGTGCGAGGCCCTGAGGGACACCTTGGATTTGACCTTTGACTCTGTCTGCGTCGAACAGCCGATCGGCAGGCGCCTCTTCAGGGAGTTTCTGGATGCAAACAAGGAGTATGACGGTGCTTGTCGTCTGTGGAAAGACATTGAGGACTATGACCTGGCAGAGGACTCTGACAGGGTGAAGAAGGCCTCCAGGATCGTCCAGCGTTACATGGAGCCCTCTGCCAAACACTTCTGCCCGTTCCTCTCAGAGGACGTCATCGCTAGCGTGAGACAAACCATGGAGGCTGCCGGCGACGCCCTGTTTGCCGCAGCGTTGGCTGCAGCGCTGGGGTTCCTGCGGGGGGGCCCCTACGCCTTCTTCCTGGAGAGCCTGTACCTGAAGAGGTTCTTGCAGTGGAAGTGGCTGGAGATGCAGCCCATGAGCGAGGACTGGTTCCTCGACTTCCGGGTGCTGGGGAAGGGAGGGTTCGGGGAGGTGTCGGCCTGTCAGATGAGAGCCACGGGGAAACTTTATGCGTGTAAGAAACTCAACAAGAAGAGGCTTAAGAAGAGGAAAGGCTACGAG GGGGCGATGGTGGAGAAGAGAATACTTGAGAAGGTGCACAGCCGCTTCATTGTGTCGCTGGCGTACGCCTTCCAGACAAAGGAGGAACTTTGTCTGGTCATGACGATCATGAACGGCGGAGACCTCAA GTATCATATCTACCTGGTGGACGAGAACAACCCGGGGTTTGACGAAGCCAGAGCCTGTTTCTACATCGCCCAGATCATCCAGGGTTTGGAGCATCTCCACCAGAGGAACATCATCTACAGAGACCTGAAGCCTGAAAACGTGCTGCTAGATAACGACG GGAATGTGCGCATATCTGATCTGGGCCTCGCCGTGGAGCTACAGGAAGGCAAAACCATGACCAAAGGTTACGCTGGGACACCAG GTTACATGCCTCCAGAGATGCTGAGGGGGGAGAAGTACGACACCTCGGTGGACTACTTCACTCTGGGCGTGACGCTGTTTGAGTTCATGGCTGCCAGGAACCCATTCCGGAACCGGGGGGAGAAG GTGGAGCgcgaggagctgaaggagcgcgTGCTCACGCGGCCGGTGGCGTACCCGGACGCCTTCAGCGAGCGCGCGCGCTCCCTCTGCGAGGGGCTGCTGGCCAAGGAGGCTGCGCGCAGGATGGGCTTCAGGAACGGGTGCTGCGATGACATCAGGGCGCACCCGTTTTTCAGGGACATCAACTGGAGGAAGCTGAATGCAG GTATTCTGCCTCCTCCGTTCGTCCCCGACCCTAAAGTGGTGTACGCCAAAAGCCTGGACGacgtcggggccttctcctccGTGAGGGGCGTCGCCCTGGAGGACGCCGACAGGGCCTTTTGTGACGAGTTTGCTTCAGGCAACATTCCCATTCCCTGGCAGGAGGAGATGATTGAGATGGGCGTCTATGGGGAGCTCAATGTCTGGGGCCCCGAAGGCAGCATCCCGAATGACCTCCGCAGAGAGTCGATACTGGAGCAGCCGAAGTCGTCCACCTGCTGCACGTCCTAG